A region of the Deltaproteobacteria bacterium RBG_16_64_85 genome:
TTCAATCTCTTCGTGGACAGGGACGGGATGATCCGGCTTCCGAAAGTCGGGGTCGTCAGCGTGGCCGGCCTGCCTTTCAAGGAGGCCAAGGAACTCATCCAGAAGGAGTACTCGAAATACTTCAGTGGCTTCGAGATGAACGTGAGCATGGGCGCGCTTCGGACGATCACGGTCTACGTGGTGGGGAACGCCCAGTGGCCCGGAGCCTACACGATCTCGTCCCTCTCGACCATCGTCAACGCCATGTTCGCGGCGGGGGGACCGAACAAGAACGGGTCGATGCGGGATATCCAGGTCAAGCGGGACGGGCGGGAGACCGTCCATTTCGACCTGTACGACCTGCTGCTGAAAGGGGACAAGAGCAACGACATCCGGCTGATGCCGCAGGACGTCGTCTTCATCCCCCCGATCGGCCCCGTTGCCGCCATCGCCGGCAGCGTGAACAACCCGGCCCTCTATGAACTCAAGTCGGAAACGAAGATCTCCCAGTTGGTCGAGATGGCGGGGGGAATGAATACCGTCGCCTTCAAGGGACGCATCCAGATCGAACGGATCGTGGAAAATACTCGACAGACTGTCTTCGAATCGGATCTAGAGAAGATGAAGGAGCAGGAAATCTCCCTCCAGTCGGGGGATATCGTCAAGGTCTACCAGGTGGTCCCGGACAAGCGGGTCGTGCGGGTCTCCGGCGCCGTGCAACGGGAAGGGGAGTATGGGTTCAACCCGGGGATGACGGTCAAAGACCTGATGCTGCTGACGGGGGGGCCGAAGTATTACACCAACAAAAAAGAGGCGGAACTAACGCGGGTCACGGTGACGGACCAGGGGCCGAAGACCGAAAAGGTCATCCTGAACCTGGAAAAGGCGCTGGAGGGAGAGTCGGGAGATAACCTGCCTCTGCGGGAAAACGATTACCTGTTCGTACGAACGGTGCCGGAATGGAAGCTCTACCAGACGGTCACCATTTCGGGGGAGGTCAAGTACCCGGGGACCTACACGATCCGGAAAGGGGAAAAACTGTCCTCCCTGATCACGAGGGCGGGGGGGTTCACGGACCGGGCATACCTGAAGGGGGCCGTCTTTACGCGCGAACGGGTGCGCGAAATCCAGCAGAAGCAGCTCGACGAGAGCGCGGACCGGCTGGAAAGGGAGATGGCCGCGAGAGGGACTCTCGCAGTGGCTGCGGCCTCGAGTCCCGAAGAGGCCCAGATCAAGTCATCGGAAACCCAACAGATGAAGGGATTCCTTGCGAAGGTCAGGCAGGCCAAGGCGAAAGGCCGGCTGGTCGTCCCCATCTCGGATATCGGCAAGGGGAAAGGCGCCACTGAATACATCGAACTGGAAGAAGGGGACAGCCTGTTCATCCCGGCCAATCCGCAAAGCGTGCAGGTCTCCGGCTCGGTCTTCAACCAGACCGCTTTCGTCTACGACGGCAACAAGGGCATCTCCGACTACATCAAGCTGGCTGGCGGCTACACCGAGAACGCGGACAAGAAGCGGATTTACTTGCTGAAGGTGGACGGAACTGCCGTGAGGCCCGAGGAAGGATTCACCAGCATCTTCTGGAGCAAGACGTCAAGCCAGTGGGAGTCGGGGGGCAAGCAGTTGGATCCGGGGGACACGATCGTCGTTCCCGAGCAGCTGGAGAGGATCGCCTGGATGCGCGAAATAAAGGACATCACGCAGATCCTCTACCAGATCGCGGTCACCGCTGGGGTGCTGCTCGTGGCGTTTTAGAATCCATGCAAGTCATCGAGATTTCCTGTAAAGGAGTTTGTTTTGGATAAACCGGAAACGAAAAACGACGTGGTAATTAACATTACTGAACGGATCGCCGTACTCGCAAGGCGCAAGAAATTTATCGGGGGAATAACTGCCGGGACTGCAATCGTTTCTCTGGTGATTTGCCTGTTATTGCCCCCGATCTTCAGAGCGGAGACGAAAATCCTCCCGCCCCAACAAGGTTCCTCGAATATTGCCGCGCAATTATTAAATCAGGTGGGCGGACTCGCAACCCTGGCCACGGGTGGTATCGGGATGAAAAGTCCAAACGATATGTATATCGGATTCCTTCGCAGCAGGACCGTCAGAGACAAAATCATCGACCGGTTTGGATTGATGAAAATCTACGACGTGAAATTCCGGGAAGACGCGAGAAAGGAACTTGGCGAGGCATTAAGCGCAACCAGCGGAAAGGACACCATGATCGTTGTTACCGTGGAGGACCGGGATCCGAAAAGGGCGGCGGATATGGCGAATGCGTTCGTGGAAGAGATGGTTGCAGTCTCCAAGGGCCTTGCCATCACCGAGGCGGCACAGAGAAGGCTGTTCTTCGAGGAACAACTACAGGATGTAAAACAAGCATTGTCAAGGGCGGAAGAAGGAATAAGAGGATACCAGGAAAAAACGGGCGCGCTGAAGATCGATGACCAGGCGAGAGTCGTTATACAAGGGATTGGAAGTTTACGAGCGCGAATCGCCGCCAAGGAAGTACAATATAAAGTAGCACAAACCTATGCCACTTCTCAGAATCCCGATCTGCAAAAAATCGAAGAAGAGTTGAAAGGATTAAAGGTGGAACTCAATAAGCTTGAACAAAAAGGAGGGAACGGCCACGACCCTCTAATGCCTACAGGAAGGATGCCTTCCGTCGGTATGGAATATCTTCGAAAACTGCGGGACGTGAAGTACAACGAGATTCTGTATGAACTGCTGGCGAAGCAATATGAAATGGCCAAGCTGGATGAAGCACGGGACGCCGTCACCATTCAAGTCATCGATAAAGCGGTAATACCGGAAAAAAAAGTGAAACCGAAACGGGCCATCATTGTCGCATTGTCTACGTTCACCGGTTTGTTGTTCTCGATTTTTACGGCATTCAGGATCGAGCGCGGCAAAACCGTCTTCCCTTCTAGCTCCTGACAGGAAGCCGAGAATGAACGACACCGCGGTCCCACGTAATTTCGCCCTTATCGGGGCGGCCGGGTATGTCGCCCCCCGGCACATGAAAGCCATTAGGGATACCGGAAACAGAATCGTTTGTGCGTTGGACAAGTCCGATTCCGTGGGGATCCTCGACAGTTTCTTTTACGACGTGGCCTTCTTCGCCGAGTTTGAGCGGTTTGACCGGCATGCCGAAAAGCTGCGCCGGCAGGGAGGTGACAAACGTATCCACTATACCAGCATCTGCTCCCCGAACTATCTGCACGATGCGCATGTGCGCTTTTCCCTGCGTATTGGTGCCGATGCGATATGCGAGAAACCGCTTGTTCTCAACCCTTGGAACCTGGACGCCCTTGCGGAGCTGGAACAGGAATCGGGAAAGAGGATATTCAATATTCTACAGCTAAGGGTCCATCCTTCGATCATCGCTCTGCGGGAGAAAATCCGACAGGCCCCGGCGGGGAAAAAGTATGCAATTGACCTAACTTATATCACCGCCCGGGGGAACTGGTACTTTGCCTCCTGGAAAGGGGATATCAGCAAGTCCGGCGGGATTGCCACCAATATCGGCGTTCACTTCTTCGATATGCTTTTATGGGTTTTCGGCGGTGTAAAACACTTCGAATTGCACATTGCCGACGACCGCAAAATTACCGGTTTCCTGGAGCTTGAGAAAGCGCAGGTGCGTTGGTTTCTCTCGGTGGGGAAGGAGGACCTTCCCGAGATGGCCGTAAAGGAAGGAAAGACCACGTACCGCTCCATCACCGTTGATGGAGAAGAGTTCGAATTCTCCGGAGGCTTCGTCGATCTCCACACGGTCATCTACCAGGAAATCCTTGCAGGCCGGGGTTTCGGAATCGAGGAGGCTCGCCCATCGATCGACCTTGTGCATAGATTGCGGAATGCCGTGCCTGCACGAAATCCAGGCTCCCATGTCCATCCGTTACTGAACAGACCCTAGTCATTCTCTAATCATAAAGGAGAGCGTTATGGACTACTTTGTCCATGAATCGTCGTATGTCGACGAAGGAGCGCAAATCGGCAAAGGAACGAAAATCTGGCATTTTTCACACGTCCTTAGCGGGGCGAAGATCGGTGAGTATTGCAGTCTTGGACAAAATGTTTCCATTGCCGGAGGAACGGTCATGGGAAATCACGTCAAGGTGCAGAACAACGTATCGGTTTATGAAGGAACTGTCATTGAGGATGATGTTTTCCTTGGTCCGTCGTGCGTTTTAACAAATGTGACGAATCCGCGTTCCCAGGTTATTCGAAAATCCTTATATGAAAAGACCCTGATCCGACGCGGTGCTTCCATCGGGGCCAATGCGACGGTGGTGTGCGGCATCACCATAGGCCGGTATGCATTTATCGCTGCCGGCGCCGTTATCGCGAAGGATGTCCCCGACTACGCTCTTGTGATAGGGGTCCCGGCGCGTCAAAAAGGGTGGATGAGCCGTCATGGCCACGTTCTCAAGGATCCGGATCCGAAGGGCATCTATACCTGTCCGGAAAGTGGTCTTCAATATAAGGAAGTGGAGCAGGGAATCCTTCGTTGTCTTGACCTGGATGAGGATGCCCCGTTGCCGAAGGAGCTGGCTGTCGGAAAGGTTTTTTACAGGGAAGTCCGGAAGAAATAAAGCGCGGAAGCATGAGCCGTGTGCCTGTCCCGGATTCTGTTCCTGTTTCTTCTGATCCCCTTCCTGACCGGTTGCGTCGGCACGAGCGCCGACGGGACGGGCGGAGGCGGTCGGACGGTCGAGGCGAAGGACCTGCTTCTCTGGGAGAATACCGTGAAGGTCTACCTCGGCGACAATCTTTGGAGAGACCGCGACCTCTACGACGCCGGCCATGTCTTGATGATTCCCCTGCACGCCGCCTTCAGGCTCGGACAGGCGGAGTGGCATCAGGAATTTTCCGATCATTTCCGCCGCTTCATGGAAAACGACAACAACAGTTTTTTAACCGAACCCCAAGATCTGGATTTGGCGCGGGAGCACTATTTGTATCTCGCAAGTCGGTTCCTGGTGCTGGCCACGGAATCGGGAAGGGCGGATCTGGTCCCTCCGGCATTGATCGAAAAGCTGTATGGCGAGGTCGATTCGCTCTGGAGTATGAAAACCGCATGGTGGTACGAGCGGGATTTCGCGGGCGGCATCCGCGAACGCCTGCAATGGAAATTGAGCCAGACCGCCACAACCCCCTCTTATTATCGCGCGATCACGGATCACGAAATCTTCCTGTTCGCGATCTCGGCCGATCTGCGGATCTACGAAAGGATCTCCGGGAAATATTCTGGTCTCTCTCCCGTGGTCGGCGAAATCCTG
Encoded here:
- a CDS encoding oxidoreductase, with the protein product MNDTAVPRNFALIGAAGYVAPRHMKAIRDTGNRIVCALDKSDSVGILDSFFYDVAFFAEFERFDRHAEKLRRQGGDKRIHYTSICSPNYLHDAHVRFSLRIGADAICEKPLVLNPWNLDALAELEQESGKRIFNILQLRVHPSIIALREKIRQAPAGKKYAIDLTYITARGNWYFASWKGDISKSGGIATNIGVHFFDMLLWVFGGVKHFELHIADDRKITGFLELEKAQVRWFLSVGKEDLPEMAVKEGKTTYRSITVDGEEFEFSGGFVDLHTVIYQEILAGRGFGIEEARPSIDLVHRLRNAVPARNPGSHVHPLLNRP
- a CDS encoding serine acetyltransferase → MDYFVHESSYVDEGAQIGKGTKIWHFSHVLSGAKIGEYCSLGQNVSIAGGTVMGNHVKVQNNVSVYEGTVIEDDVFLGPSCVLTNVTNPRSQVIRKSLYEKTLIRRGASIGANATVVCGITIGRYAFIAAGAVIAKDVPDYALVIGVPARQKGWMSRHGHVLKDPDPKGIYTCPESGLQYKEVEQGILRCLDLDEDAPLPKELAVGKVFYREVRKK
- a CDS encoding polysaccharide export protein, with the translated sequence FNLFVDRDGMIRLPKVGVVSVAGLPFKEAKELIQKEYSKYFSGFEMNVSMGALRTITVYVVGNAQWPGAYTISSLSTIVNAMFAAGGPNKNGSMRDIQVKRDGRETVHFDLYDLLLKGDKSNDIRLMPQDVVFIPPIGPVAAIAGSVNNPALYELKSETKISQLVEMAGGMNTVAFKGRIQIERIVENTRQTVFESDLEKMKEQEISLQSGDIVKVYQVVPDKRVVRVSGAVQREGEYGFNPGMTVKDLMLLTGGPKYYTNKKEAELTRVTVTDQGPKTEKVILNLEKALEGESGDNLPLRENDYLFVRTVPEWKLYQTVTISGEVKYPGTYTIRKGEKLSSLITRAGGFTDRAYLKGAVFTRERVREIQQKQLDESADRLEREMAARGTLAVAAASSPEEAQIKSSETQQMKGFLAKVRQAKAKGRLVVPISDIGKGKGATEYIELEEGDSLFIPANPQSVQVSGSVFNQTAFVYDGNKGISDYIKLAGGYTENADKKRIYLLKVDGTAVRPEEGFTSIFWSKTSSQWESGGKQLDPGDTIVVPEQLERIAWMREIKDITQILYQIAVTAGVLLVAF